In Stieleria varia, one genomic interval encodes:
- a CDS encoding 6-pyruvoyl trahydropterin synthase family protein, which produces MSQATFRVDVTKEQFVFSAAHFITFAGDICERLHGHNYGVRASVGGPLDENRYVVDFIALRDAILHETLTLDHHVILPNSHPEIKITSDDKETTATFRDRRWVFPNEDCVILPVINTTAEEIARVIAQRVMVRTRDQFGDAIDWIEVAVDENHGQWGVCRLPWQAAE; this is translated from the coding sequence ATGAGCCAAGCAACATTTCGTGTCGACGTGACGAAAGAACAATTCGTTTTCTCCGCCGCGCACTTCATTACCTTTGCAGGTGACATCTGCGAACGCTTGCATGGGCACAACTACGGGGTTCGTGCCAGCGTGGGCGGACCGCTGGATGAAAACCGATACGTTGTCGATTTCATTGCACTGCGAGACGCGATCTTGCACGAGACATTGACGCTGGATCATCATGTCATCCTGCCGAATTCACACCCCGAGATCAAAATCACCAGCGACGATAAAGAAACCACCGCGACGTTTCGTGATCGCAGATGGGTTTTCCCAAACGAAGACTGTGTCATCCTGCCGGTGATCAACACCACCGCAGAAGAAATCGCACGGGTGATCGCCCAGCGGGTGATGGTCCGCACCAGAGACCAGTTTGGCGACGCGATTGACTGGATCGAAGTCGCCGTCGACGAGAACCACGGCCAGTGGGGTGTCTGCCGTTTGCCGTGGCAAGCGGCGGAATGA
- a CDS encoding triphosphoribosyl-dephospho-CoA synthase, whose translation MNQSTGSSLSNQDPLDLLRPECQTPADAVRWACVLEATAPKAGNVYPGRPFPDLSHSDFVTAAQLTASAIESTQALGFASWVLAAAQSVQSNCGSNVNLGILLLLGPLVECDRRHSVAHPSDPRTQSIWRDGMASVLTDVTAAESLLVFDAIRVANPGGMGTTETMDVNSPSPAEPVDLVAAMHLAQRRDRIARQYATGFSDLLDIVVPVVHDAIIDRGDVLGGIADAHLRLLASEPDSLIERKHGPEIAKQVRCMAAAVDLQSPSQREEFDRILRGNNEVFSQRCNPGTTADLIAAALYVLLRT comes from the coding sequence ATGAATCAGTCGACAGGTTCATCACTTTCCAATCAAGATCCGCTGGACCTGCTGCGTCCCGAATGTCAGACCCCCGCCGACGCGGTTCGTTGGGCGTGCGTGCTGGAAGCCACCGCGCCCAAGGCGGGTAATGTTTATCCCGGACGACCGTTTCCCGATCTGAGCCATTCCGATTTCGTCACAGCCGCCCAGCTCACCGCGTCCGCCATCGAATCCACACAGGCACTCGGCTTCGCCTCCTGGGTCTTGGCCGCGGCCCAGTCGGTTCAATCCAACTGCGGCTCGAACGTGAACCTGGGGATCTTGTTGCTATTGGGGCCCCTGGTCGAGTGCGACCGACGCCATAGCGTCGCACATCCCAGCGATCCTAGAACCCAATCCATCTGGCGCGACGGTATGGCGTCGGTCTTGACTGATGTCACGGCCGCCGAATCGTTGCTTGTGTTTGATGCCATCCGGGTTGCAAACCCTGGGGGGATGGGGACGACCGAAACCATGGACGTGAATTCTCCCAGTCCAGCTGAGCCAGTCGACTTGGTCGCCGCCATGCATCTGGCTCAGCGGCGTGATCGAATCGCCCGGCAATACGCGACCGGCTTCTCCGATTTGCTCGACATCGTCGTCCCGGTGGTCCATGACGCCATCATCGACCGAGGAGACGTGCTGGGCGGAATCGCTGACGCCCATTTGCGGTTGCTGGCGAGCGAGCCGGATAGCTTGATTGAGCGCAAGCATGGCCCAGAGATTGCCAAGCAAGTACGCTGCATGGCGGCAGCCGTCGATTTGCAAAGTCCATCGCAGCGTGAAGAATTCGATCGCATTTTGCGTGGCAACAATGAGGTGTTTTCTCAGCGTTGCAACCCGGGCACCACGGCCGACCTGATCGCCGCAGCACTGTATGTTCTACTCCGAACCTGA
- a CDS encoding alpha/beta fold hydrolase yields the protein MNVPTDSFPYPAKRLEIDSLSMAYRDVGPTNSDPSNSGPDSQPPTLLCVHGNPTWSFYYRKVIERFSDTFRVVAVDHIGCGESDKPARGEFSYQLSDHQRNLVTLIDALDLQNVTLIAHDWGGAIGLGALTARRPRFNRMVLLNTAAFPPPYIPWRIRACRLPLLGSWAIRRWNVFARAAVTMAMSRNVMAADVASGLLAPYHDWDSRVAIDAFVRDIPTSRSHPTFQTLQQLESDLPSLADLPSLLIWGMKDWCFRPQCLERFREVWPDAQSLPIADAGHYVLEDAPQETLDAIARFIGHASQRSDPDTASTTVT from the coding sequence ATGAACGTCCCCACAGACAGCTTTCCCTACCCCGCCAAGCGACTCGAAATCGATTCGCTTTCGATGGCGTATCGCGACGTCGGTCCAACAAATAGCGACCCGAGCAACAGCGGCCCCGATTCCCAACCCCCGACGCTGCTATGCGTTCACGGAAATCCGACCTGGAGTTTCTACTACCGCAAAGTCATCGAACGATTCTCCGACACGTTTCGCGTCGTGGCGGTGGATCACATTGGATGCGGTGAAAGTGACAAACCCGCTCGTGGGGAGTTCTCCTACCAGCTCAGCGACCACCAACGCAATTTGGTCACATTGATCGATGCATTGGATTTGCAGAACGTCACCCTGATCGCTCACGACTGGGGAGGCGCGATCGGCCTGGGAGCATTGACGGCTCGTCGTCCCCGTTTCAACCGAATGGTTTTGCTCAACACGGCTGCGTTTCCCCCACCGTACATCCCCTGGCGAATCAGAGCGTGCAGGCTTCCCCTCTTGGGGTCGTGGGCGATTCGTCGGTGGAACGTATTCGCGCGAGCGGCCGTCACGATGGCCATGTCACGCAATGTGATGGCCGCCGATGTTGCCAGCGGGCTGTTGGCACCGTATCACGATTGGGACTCACGGGTAGCGATCGATGCCTTCGTACGTGATATTCCGACTTCACGATCACACCCGACCTTTCAAACGCTGCAGCAACTCGAATCAGACTTGCCGTCCTTGGCCGACTTGCCATCGCTACTCATTTGGGGAATGAAGGACTGGTGTTTTCGCCCACAATGCTTGGAGCGATTCCGAGAGGTTTGGCCAGACGCGCAGTCCCTCCCCATCGCCGACGCGGGGCACTATGTCCTGGAGGACGCACCGCAAGAAACTCTGGATGCGATCGCAAGGTTCATCGGACACGCCTCGCAGCGATCCGATCCTGACACCGCCAGCACCACCGTGACATGA
- a CDS encoding ferredoxin, translated as MKWFATLMSASAALLAVTAQAGDCVPCGGCSDPCAGAQVVVSSPCGCAGSVSYGATSYASQVSYGEVVTADSGTSLGTVVGGGQPHSEMICEPMTTYKVVMEPKYVTESRPVCVQKTRQETRYRTKTVYKSVPVTETKYRQTVNYVPKTDTKTIEYSVLVPVKSEKTVELTETVPQWNEVSEDYVVQIPKLVDVPEQYTVKVPKLQDETFTYTVNVPHAVTEQKFRTVTNAVPVTKTRMIEVCVPTTTMQTVTKDYGHWEEQVVEVASPVATTTTVNYAATYAGGCGATVVSGPGCGGGYSTTGCGCGSVASVPCGSSCGGCAAPCGGCGGGVSAGCGYAAPMNAPHVSNAYASAPSVACGGTITMTKKVWVPNVQSETVPVTTSTSQSQVISYTVFEQQSEQVPYECTRIVYHPETRTGTKKTVVYVDEQRTRNRKVVQYETETRTRTRKELTFTTVTKTETVPYVTYKSEPRTKEVSYTYNVPEYTMEPYETTRYDRVAEEAVEEYTVDVPYTETVEQKVQVCRMVPRLVEETTTPCAEAATSYGVSGGSVLESGSNMGGSIINGGSVISSPCNGCGPVAPAPMPHQAPMPCQGCGPAVGAPCGC; from the coding sequence GTGAAGTGGTTCGCAACATTGATGAGCGCGTCGGCTGCATTGCTGGCAGTGACAGCGCAAGCAGGGGACTGTGTCCCCTGTGGCGGATGCAGTGACCCCTGTGCGGGAGCACAAGTGGTTGTGTCGTCACCCTGCGGTTGCGCAGGTTCAGTCAGCTACGGGGCGACGAGTTACGCCAGTCAAGTCAGTTACGGTGAAGTCGTGACGGCGGATAGCGGAACTTCGTTGGGCACCGTCGTTGGTGGCGGTCAGCCGCACAGCGAAATGATTTGTGAGCCCATGACGACTTACAAAGTCGTGATGGAGCCCAAGTATGTGACCGAGTCGCGACCGGTTTGTGTTCAAAAAACACGCCAGGAAACTCGCTATCGAACCAAGACAGTTTACAAATCCGTGCCAGTGACCGAAACGAAGTATCGCCAGACGGTCAACTATGTGCCGAAAACCGACACCAAGACGATCGAGTATTCGGTGCTGGTCCCCGTGAAGTCCGAGAAGACTGTCGAGCTGACCGAGACCGTCCCTCAGTGGAACGAAGTTTCCGAAGATTACGTCGTGCAGATTCCAAAACTGGTCGATGTGCCTGAACAATACACGGTCAAGGTGCCAAAGCTGCAAGATGAAACGTTCACCTACACCGTGAACGTCCCCCATGCCGTGACGGAACAGAAATTTCGAACCGTGACCAACGCTGTTCCGGTGACCAAGACTCGAATGATCGAAGTCTGCGTACCGACCACAACCATGCAAACAGTGACCAAAGACTACGGCCACTGGGAAGAACAAGTGGTTGAAGTTGCCTCACCGGTCGCGACGACCACGACGGTCAACTACGCAGCGACCTACGCTGGTGGATGCGGGGCAACCGTGGTCAGCGGCCCCGGTTGCGGTGGCGGATACAGCACGACAGGATGTGGCTGCGGCAGCGTCGCCAGTGTACCGTGTGGCTCGTCATGCGGTGGCTGCGCCGCCCCCTGTGGTGGATGTGGCGGAGGCGTCTCAGCCGGTTGCGGATATGCCGCTCCGATGAACGCTCCACACGTTTCCAATGCATACGCCAGTGCCCCTTCGGTCGCTTGTGGCGGAACGATCACGATGACCAAAAAGGTCTGGGTGCCCAACGTGCAATCCGAGACCGTCCCGGTCACCACGAGCACATCGCAATCACAAGTGATCAGCTACACCGTTTTCGAGCAGCAAAGCGAGCAGGTTCCCTACGAGTGCACTCGAATCGTCTATCACCCCGAGACGCGGACCGGCACCAAGAAGACGGTCGTCTACGTGGACGAACAACGTACGCGTAATCGCAAAGTCGTTCAGTATGAAACCGAAACGCGAACTCGCACGCGAAAAGAATTGACGTTCACGACCGTCACCAAGACGGAAACCGTTCCCTACGTGACGTACAAATCCGAACCTCGGACCAAAGAAGTCAGCTACACGTACAACGTGCCGGAATACACAATGGAACCGTACGAAACCACTCGCTACGATCGCGTCGCGGAGGAAGCCGTCGAAGAGTACACCGTGGATGTCCCGTACACCGAAACCGTGGAGCAAAAGGTTCAGGTCTGTCGCATGGTTCCACGACTGGTGGAAGAAACCACTACGCCGTGTGCCGAAGCAGCCACGAGCTACGGCGTCTCCGGTGGCTCGGTTCTGGAAAGCGGCAGCAACATGGGCGGTTCGATCATCAACGGCGGATCTGTGATCAGCAGTCCCTGCAACGGATGCGGCCCCGTTGCCCCGGCCCCCATGCCCCACCAGGCCCCAATGCCCTGTCAGGGCTGTGGTCCCGCCGTGGGCGCTCCCTGCGGCTGTTGA
- a CDS encoding tetratricopeptide repeat protein — MNGFPVKKPTRTVALALILVSVLIARTGILLAEPPPQDPVVARVEMKLVDQEQVIDVIEQGDLLTVLEERDDDYVILTHNGSKGAVAKVNAVRIPESLDIYTDLIKRNPKEGRFYTLRASAHWSLGKSDEALKDFDRAIELGYDAAHAYSSRGLFFAAKGEYEKAIKDYDEAFKRDPDDVGPLVNRAAVRMAQGDFAKAIADYNAVLSKREDDIAILHQRAIAHKASGDLEKATDDFASILKLDPKDFRAAMGRGYIRFQQKRHDDAVQDFATAIELNPKDAVAWNNRGYNLAQLGKQKEALADYEKAIELAPEYALALQNIAWLLATAEDESLRDPPRAVKMAKAACELSNYQSVGDLSALAAALAADGKHDEAVGWQEKVVAAVDERYKMFARKTLQRYENGRGFVIDPIAAEKAEQASAEKAAVDDPTRRGE, encoded by the coding sequence ATGAATGGTTTCCCCGTCAAAAAACCGACCAGGACTGTTGCACTTGCTTTGATTCTTGTCTCCGTGCTGATCGCGCGGACGGGAATCTTGCTGGCGGAGCCCCCTCCTCAGGATCCGGTGGTCGCGCGGGTGGAGATGAAGCTCGTGGACCAAGAGCAGGTCATTGATGTGATCGAACAAGGCGATTTGTTGACAGTGCTAGAAGAGCGGGACGACGACTATGTGATCTTGACCCACAACGGATCCAAGGGAGCCGTGGCCAAAGTCAACGCAGTGCGTATCCCAGAGTCGTTGGACATCTACACCGATCTGATCAAACGCAATCCTAAGGAAGGCCGGTTTTATACCTTGCGTGCATCGGCTCATTGGTCACTGGGCAAGTCCGACGAGGCATTGAAGGATTTCGACCGCGCGATCGAACTTGGCTACGACGCAGCCCACGCCTATTCCAGTCGCGGATTGTTCTTTGCCGCCAAGGGTGAATACGAGAAGGCGATCAAGGACTATGACGAAGCGTTCAAGCGTGACCCCGACGACGTCGGACCTTTGGTCAATCGTGCGGCCGTGCGAATGGCGCAAGGCGATTTTGCGAAAGCGATCGCAGATTACAACGCGGTGCTCTCCAAACGGGAAGACGACATCGCGATTTTGCACCAACGGGCAATCGCACACAAAGCATCAGGAGACCTAGAGAAAGCGACTGATGACTTCGCATCCATTCTCAAGCTCGACCCTAAGGACTTTCGCGCCGCGATGGGACGGGGCTACATTCGATTTCAACAGAAACGGCATGATGATGCGGTACAAGATTTCGCGACAGCCATTGAATTGAACCCCAAAGACGCCGTCGCGTGGAACAACCGTGGCTACAACTTGGCACAATTGGGCAAACAAAAGGAAGCCTTGGCAGACTACGAGAAAGCCATTGAGTTGGCACCAGAGTACGCACTAGCGCTGCAGAACATTGCGTGGTTGTTGGCCACCGCCGAAGACGAATCGCTGAGAGATCCGCCCCGTGCGGTCAAAATGGCCAAGGCGGCTTGCGAACTGAGCAACTATCAGTCCGTCGGCGACTTGTCCGCGCTCGCCGCAGCGTTGGCGGCCGACGGCAAGCACGATGAAGCCGTGGGTTGGCAGGAGAAGGTCGTTGCCGCAGTGGATGAACGATACAAAATGTTTGCCAGAAAGACGCTGCAGCGCTACGAGAATGGTCGCGGTTTTGTCATCGACCCGATCGCTGCGGAGAAAGCCGAGCAAGCGTCTGCGGAGAAAGCCGCTGTTGACGATCCCACACGCCGCGGCGAGTAG
- a CDS encoding ABC transporter ATP-binding protein → MTSQPPLVSLKNVNKHYVDGDVHAMRDVSLDVYPGDWISIVGASGCGKSTLLNMMGALDRPTSGEVFFRDTPLDASGDLDQHRAKHVGFVFQSYYLLPNLTASENVQIPMFGTTLHATERQQRSIELLQLVGLSNRIDHLPDQLSSGQRQRVAIARALANDPALVLADEPTGALDSDSGREVVELLERLNRENDYTLVMVTHDLELAKRGSRVVKMHDGVVQESLV, encoded by the coding sequence ATGACGAGTCAGCCGCCGCTCGTATCGTTGAAAAACGTCAACAAACACTACGTCGATGGCGATGTACACGCCATGCGAGATGTCAGTTTGGACGTGTACCCCGGAGACTGGATTTCCATCGTGGGTGCCAGTGGGTGTGGCAAATCCACGCTCCTGAACATGATGGGCGCTTTGGACCGACCGACATCGGGAGAAGTCTTTTTTCGTGATACACCCCTGGACGCCTCCGGAGACTTGGACCAACACCGAGCCAAACACGTGGGGTTTGTTTTCCAAAGCTACTATTTGCTGCCAAATCTGACCGCATCAGAGAACGTACAGATCCCCATGTTTGGGACAACGCTGCACGCCACCGAGCGACAACAACGTAGTATTGAGTTGCTACAGCTCGTCGGGCTGTCCAATCGAATTGATCACCTCCCTGATCAACTATCCAGTGGTCAGCGTCAACGCGTCGCCATCGCTCGTGCACTGGCAAACGATCCCGCATTGGTACTAGCTGATGAACCAACCGGCGCGTTGGACAGTGACAGCGGTCGTGAGGTGGTCGAGTTGCTTGAGCGGCTCAATCGAGAAAACGACTACACACTCGTGATGGTTACCCATGACCTGGAGCTTGCCAAGCGTGGCAGCCGTGTGGTCAAGATGCACGACGGTGTCGTTCAGGAATCGCTTGTTTGA
- a CDS encoding esterase/lipase family protein has product MRIFLITCLCVTLLLETQSGTGRLGPQTAFAGDALAESTGGFNVSDLNFIHGDENVSNINLPLKTSGGGQFWTDHLWKSGYHVQQNAITGHWRLLDRNNVRRSWGSKFQCVEALNEIAEDESSKHFVVLLHGLMRTSGSMKPLQDKFTQLGYEVVPFSYASTRAPIGEHAAALREVLEHLPADAQFSFSGHSMGNIVVRHLVGDLERDGDPKGILPRCRSMVMLGPPNQGAAIARKFAKTGLFGIVTGKGGMELGPNWSDLMDKLSTPSFPFAIVAGDLSDYKVKNPMVAGQSDFVVSLDEAKLDGVEEFETLPVLHSFLMNDQRAVDFTVEYIRSKHPIGQ; this is encoded by the coding sequence GTGCGAATCTTTCTGATCACATGCCTTTGCGTTACTCTCCTGCTGGAAACCCAGTCGGGCACCGGGCGTCTCGGCCCCCAGACGGCATTCGCTGGTGACGCACTGGCGGAATCCACGGGCGGTTTCAACGTATCGGATCTGAACTTCATCCATGGCGACGAAAACGTGTCGAACATCAATTTGCCCCTCAAGACCTCTGGTGGCGGCCAATTTTGGACTGATCATCTGTGGAAATCGGGATATCACGTCCAACAAAATGCAATCACCGGGCATTGGCGTCTGCTGGATCGCAACAACGTTCGGCGTTCTTGGGGCAGCAAGTTCCAGTGTGTGGAGGCGTTGAATGAAATCGCCGAGGATGAATCCAGCAAACATTTTGTCGTTTTGCTACACGGCCTGATGCGAACGAGCGGTTCGATGAAACCTCTCCAGGACAAATTCACGCAGTTGGGATACGAGGTCGTTCCGTTCTCCTATGCCAGCACGCGGGCACCCATTGGGGAACATGCAGCGGCGCTCCGCGAAGTCTTGGAGCACTTGCCGGCCGATGCCCAGTTCAGTTTCAGCGGACACAGCATGGGCAACATTGTGGTCAGGCATCTGGTAGGTGACTTAGAACGCGACGGCGATCCCAAAGGGATTTTGCCGCGGTGTCGTTCGATGGTCATGCTGGGGCCGCCCAACCAAGGCGCCGCGATCGCTCGCAAGTTCGCCAAGACCGGATTGTTCGGGATCGTTACCGGAAAAGGTGGCATGGAACTGGGGCCGAACTGGTCGGATTTGATGGACAAGCTCAGCACGCCGAGCTTTCCGTTTGCCATCGTCGCCGGTGACTTGTCTGACTACAAAGTCAAGAATCCGATGGTTGCAGGCCAGAGTGACTTTGTTGTCAGCCTGGACGAAGCGAAATTGGACGGTGTCGAAGAATTTGAAACACTGCCCGTGCTGCACAGCTTTCTCATGAACGATCAGCGAGCCGTTGATTTCACGGTCGAGTACATTCGGTCAAAACATCCGATCGGTCAGTGA
- the ilvE gene encoding branched-chain-amino-acid transaminase, whose translation MSKQISIYINGEYFSREDAKVSVFDHGLLYGDGVFEGMRAYSGKVFRLEEHLIRLWESALAIGLKMPISMEQLTEDVNATVAKNELVDGYIRLVVTRGSGPLGLDPFKCSNPQIIIIADSITLYPESFYTDGLDLVTASSIRNHPGALSPRVKSLNYLNNILAKMEGLRAGCIEALMLNHKGEVAECTGDNIFVVKNGALNTPPIDAGILEGITRNAVIELAEEAGIDTTELPMTRHDIYTADECFLTGSAAEVIPAVRLDGRDIGDGKPGPITKQLNEAFRALVRA comes from the coding sequence ATGAGCAAGCAGATTTCGATCTACATCAACGGCGAGTACTTCTCACGCGAAGACGCCAAGGTCAGTGTTTTTGATCACGGTCTGTTGTACGGCGACGGTGTTTTCGAAGGCATGCGGGCGTACAGCGGTAAAGTCTTTCGGTTAGAGGAACACCTGATCCGCCTCTGGGAATCCGCCCTCGCGATCGGGTTGAAGATGCCGATCTCGATGGAGCAGTTGACCGAAGACGTGAATGCCACCGTGGCCAAGAACGAATTGGTCGATGGCTACATCCGCTTGGTCGTGACACGTGGCAGCGGACCACTGGGGTTGGACCCGTTCAAGTGCAGTAATCCTCAAATCATCATCATCGCCGACAGCATCACGCTCTACCCCGAGTCGTTTTACACCGACGGTTTGGATCTGGTCACCGCATCGAGCATCCGCAATCACCCCGGTGCCCTGAGTCCACGAGTGAAGTCGCTGAACTATCTCAACAACATCTTGGCCAAAATGGAAGGCTTGCGAGCAGGATGCATCGAAGCGTTGATGCTCAACCACAAAGGTGAAGTCGCTGAATGCACCGGCGATAATATCTTTGTCGTCAAAAACGGTGCTCTCAATACGCCACCGATCGATGCGGGAATCTTGGAAGGCATCACACGCAATGCGGTGATCGAACTTGCCGAGGAAGCCGGTATCGACACGACAGAGTTGCCGATGACCCGTCATGATATCTACACCGCAGACGAATGTTTTCTGACGGGTAGTGCCGCCGAAGTGATCCCAGCGGTCCGCTTGGACGGTCGTGACATCGGAGATGGAAAGCCGGGCCCAATTACCAAACAGCTCAACGAAGCGTTTCGCGCGCTGGTGAGAGCGTAG
- a CDS encoding SDR family oxidoreductase: MTEDTTQQPTFDFLQLADKTFLVMGVANKKSVAYRISQMIEQSGGEVIYTVRSQTRLESVAKLLANRKVIVCDVEKQDEIDALANQLGDEGVSIAGLVHSIAFADYPEGIRPFHETTRAQFLQAVDISAFSLTSVCNALKDRFTKDASVVTIGISTTRMASESYGFMAPIKAALESSLAFLTKSFSRFSEVRFNSVASGLLKTSASAGIPGYVDSYLYAERVIPRGRAVQTDEVAATAVFLLSPRSSGITAQSIVVDAGMSVNYFDASVVKAVTDSEVG; the protein is encoded by the coding sequence ATGACCGAGGACACAACACAGCAACCGACGTTTGACTTTCTGCAATTGGCGGACAAGACGTTCTTGGTCATGGGCGTAGCCAACAAGAAAAGCGTTGCCTACCGGATCTCGCAAATGATCGAACAGTCCGGAGGCGAAGTGATCTACACCGTTCGTAGCCAAACGCGTCTGGAAAGCGTCGCCAAACTGTTGGCAAACCGCAAGGTCATCGTGTGCGATGTAGAAAAGCAAGATGAGATCGATGCCTTGGCGAACCAGTTGGGCGATGAGGGTGTCTCGATCGCCGGACTGGTCCACTCCATCGCTTTTGCCGACTATCCAGAAGGCATCCGGCCGTTTCACGAAACGACGCGGGCTCAGTTCTTGCAAGCCGTCGACATCTCCGCTTTTTCACTGACCAGTGTGTGCAACGCTTTGAAAGATCGATTCACCAAAGACGCCTCCGTGGTGACGATCGGAATCAGCACCACCAGGATGGCCAGTGAAAGCTACGGATTCATGGCGCCGATCAAAGCCGCCCTGGAGTCGTCCTTGGCATTCTTGACGAAATCGTTCAGCCGGTTCAGTGAAGTGCGATTCAATTCCGTCGCGTCTGGCCTGCTGAAAACGAGCGCTTCGGCCGGGATTCCCGGCTATGTGGACTCGTACCTTTACGCCGAGCGAGTGATTCCCCGCGGACGCGCGGTGCAGACGGACGAAGTTGCCGCGACCGCAGTTTTTTTGCTCAGTCCCCGCAGCAGCGGCATCACCGCCCAATCGATCGTCGTAGACGCGGGAATGTCAGTCAACTATTTTGACGCGTCGGTCGTCAAAGCGGTCACGGACTCCGAAGTCGGCTGA
- a CDS encoding 3-hydroxyacyl-ACP dehydratase FabZ family protein, with product MSVQEIEQAIPHRPPMRLLDEIVSRDESQIVCRKTFSPDEFFVQGHFPDTPIVPGVIQCECCLQAGAVLLQQSLDATPGTVPVATRMDGVKFKRMVKPGDTVEIHVTLNEKVSNAFFLTGKMLLDGKVAMRLDFACSVTSVAGSDGEGGST from the coding sequence ATGAGCGTACAAGAAATTGAACAGGCGATCCCGCATCGCCCCCCGATGCGTTTGCTGGACGAAATCGTCTCCCGAGACGAGTCGCAGATCGTTTGTCGCAAAACGTTCTCGCCCGACGAGTTTTTTGTCCAGGGGCACTTTCCCGACACCCCGATCGTACCGGGCGTGATTCAGTGCGAATGCTGCTTGCAGGCCGGTGCCGTGCTGTTACAGCAGAGCCTCGACGCCACCCCGGGCACCGTCCCGGTGGCAACACGAATGGACGGCGTGAAGTTCAAACGAATGGTCAAGCCCGGTGACACGGTCGAGATCCACGTCACGCTGAATGAAAAGGTCAGCAACGCATTTTTCTTGACCGGCAAGATGTTGTTGGATGGAAAGGTAGCGATGCGACTGGATTTCGCCTGCAGTGTGACCAGCGTGGCAGGCTCTGACGGCGAAGGAGGCTCGACATGA
- a CDS encoding lactate racemase domain-containing protein: MTTYFATGSESTSLTSEDLKAALQLTFDAIGKPKRVLLLPPDHTRIFSRAGELTAMCHQMLGDAVADIMPALGTHSPMKPEQLKHMFPGVPLDLFRPHRWRDDVVTLDEVPASFVSEVTGGLYNSPWKAQVNQLLRDGGHDLIFSIGQVVPHEVIGMANYNKNVFVGTGGAEGINESHYLSAIYGIEQTLGRADTPLRQILNYAQDHFCKDMPLLYALTVIQQMPDGTLHTRGLYIGDDHETFFQAAELARKVNITHLDRAPKHVVAYLDPTEFKSTWLGNKAIYRTRLAIATGGRLTVLGPAVEEFGEDPEIDRLIRKYGYQTKEEIVQMVADNEDLAANPSAAAHLVHGSHENRFEVVYAAGKLTAEEIASVNYTPGDINELMQRYDVSKLNDGWHTDIDGTEFYFIRNPALGLWEASDRG; encoded by the coding sequence ATGACCACCTATTTTGCAACCGGTTCGGAATCGACGTCCCTGACGAGCGAGGACCTCAAGGCGGCGTTGCAACTGACCTTCGACGCGATCGGCAAACCCAAACGTGTCCTGCTGCTGCCTCCCGACCACACGCGGATCTTTAGCCGCGCCGGCGAGCTGACGGCCATGTGTCATCAGATGCTGGGCGACGCCGTCGCCGACATCATGCCCGCCTTGGGGACTCATTCGCCGATGAAGCCCGAGCAGCTCAAGCACATGTTTCCCGGTGTGCCGCTGGATCTGTTCCGACCGCACCGCTGGCGTGACGACGTGGTGACACTGGACGAAGTCCCCGCGTCGTTTGTTTCCGAGGTCACCGGTGGACTTTACAACTCGCCCTGGAAAGCCCAAGTCAACCAGTTGCTCCGCGACGGTGGCCACGACTTGATCTTTTCCATCGGTCAAGTCGTCCCGCACGAAGTCATCGGGATGGCCAACTACAACAAGAATGTTTTTGTCGGCACCGGTGGCGCAGAAGGCATCAACGAGAGCCACTACCTCAGCGCGATCTATGGCATCGAACAAACCCTCGGTCGCGCCGACACACCGCTGCGACAGATCCTGAATTACGCGCAAGATCATTTCTGCAAAGACATGCCGTTGCTGTACGCGTTGACCGTCATCCAACAAATGCCCGACGGTACACTGCACACACGCGGTCTGTACATCGGAGACGATCACGAGACGTTCTTTCAAGCCGCCGAGTTGGCTCGCAAAGTCAACATCACTCACTTGGATCGCGCCCCCAAGCACGTGGTCGCCTATCTGGATCCGACCGAGTTCAAGAGTACTTGGTTGGGTAACAAAGCGATCTATCGCACCCGATTGGCCATCGCCACCGGCGGACGTTTGACCGTGCTGGGGCCGGCAGTCGAAGAGTTCGGTGAAGACCCAGAGATCGATCGCCTCATCCGCAAGTATGGTTATCAGACCAAAGAAGAAATCGTGCAAATGGTTGCCGACAATGAAGACCTCGCAGCCAATCCGTCCGCCGCTGCGCACCTCGTACACGGCTCGCACGAAAACCGATTCGAAGTCGTCTACGCCGCTGGAAAACTGACCGCCGAAGAAATCGCGTCGGTCAACTACACGCCCGGCGACATCAACGAACTGATGCAACGCTATGATGTGTCCAAACTCAACGACGGTTGGCACACGGACATCGACGGAACCGAGTTCTACTTCATCCGCAATCCCGCTCTTGGGCTTTGGGAAGCCTCTGATCGCGGATAG